A single window of Streptomyces aquilus DNA harbors:
- a CDS encoding MarR family transcriptional regulator, with protein sequence MPAKPRPATTPAEALSSMDSLIATHLLGQQEMAQRLGLNVTDLLCFACVLKAGENLLTAGDLAEHAHVTTGAMTGILNRLERGGFITRRPDPADRRRVRVAAVPAAVARVTALYGPYYARLDTLFADYSAAEIAVLNDWFTRTTGLALEYIEELRGQDAQAAGRSK encoded by the coding sequence ATGCCAGCCAAGCCCCGCCCCGCCACGACCCCGGCCGAGGCGCTGTCGTCGATGGACTCCCTCATCGCGACGCACCTGCTCGGCCAGCAGGAAATGGCCCAGCGGCTGGGCCTGAACGTCACCGACCTGCTCTGCTTCGCCTGCGTCCTGAAGGCCGGCGAGAACCTGCTCACCGCGGGCGACCTCGCGGAGCACGCCCACGTCACCACGGGCGCGATGACCGGCATCCTCAACCGTCTGGAGCGCGGCGGCTTCATCACCCGCCGCCCCGACCCCGCCGACCGACGCCGCGTCCGGGTCGCCGCCGTCCCGGCCGCGGTCGCCCGGGTCACGGCCCTGTACGGCCCCTACTACGCCCGCCTCGACACCCTCTTCGCCGACTACTCCGCCGCCGAGATCGCCGTACTGAACGACTGGTTCACGCGGACGACAGGCCTCGCACTGGAGTACATCGAGGAGTTGCGCGGCCAGGACGCGCAGGCCGCCGGGCGCTCCAAGTAG
- a CDS encoding signal protein has product MRVRGGGRAGLVGMGLAAVLVGCGGGGDTEGAGAGEASERASTASASASSSPASSASSSSSSEQGRLAPDVLQSRWWSWAASEPESTNPVADEDGGDCARNQPKDVWFLAGTFGTRAARSCPVPAGVPLAFPLVNRIGGPADCALFMDGVEGTAVLDGKKAEADVYRGQAVTVESVAGNPVTGTDETFEGTGCGLWVQLPGLDSGLHTLKIRGRAGDFATGVDYTLTVAASS; this is encoded by the coding sequence ATGAGGGTCAGGGGCGGCGGCAGAGCGGGGCTCGTGGGGATGGGACTCGCGGCCGTGCTGGTGGGATGCGGCGGCGGGGGCGACACGGAGGGCGCGGGGGCCGGGGAGGCGTCGGAGCGGGCGTCCACGGCTTCCGCGTCCGCATCCTCGTCCCCTGCCTCGTCCGCGTCCTCGTCGTCCTCGTCGGAGCAGGGGCGGCTCGCTCCCGATGTGTTGCAGAGCCGCTGGTGGTCCTGGGCGGCCTCCGAGCCCGAGTCGACGAACCCGGTCGCGGACGAGGACGGCGGCGACTGTGCGCGGAACCAGCCGAAGGACGTGTGGTTCCTGGCCGGCACCTTCGGGACGCGGGCCGCGCGCAGCTGCCCGGTCCCGGCCGGGGTGCCGCTGGCCTTTCCCCTGGTGAACCGGATCGGCGGCCCCGCCGACTGCGCGCTGTTCATGGACGGTGTGGAGGGCACGGCGGTCCTGGACGGCAAGAAGGCCGAGGCGGACGTCTACCGGGGCCAGGCCGTCACCGTGGAGAGCGTCGCCGGCAATCCCGTCACCGGCACGGACGAGACGTTCGAGGGCACCGGGTGCGGGCTGTGGGTCCAACTGCCCGGTCTGGACAGCGGTCTGCACACGCTGAAGATCCGGGGCCGGGCCGGCGACTTCGCGACGGGCGTCGACTACACGCTGACGGTGGCCGCCAGCTCGTAG
- a CDS encoding SSI family serine proteinase inhibitor, with translation MSLFRKSRAPFARLLVAGASSLVAVGSLAASPATALDRMPPPARDDLGTGDHLTVTVRNAGGGKDGTFELYCHPGGGTHPDAGRACAALDRGTQWGKDTFAPVPDDSLCTRQYGGPATAHVTGTWAGRPVEATYDRSNGCEIGRWDRMVPLLPDLRG, from the coding sequence ATGTCCCTGTTCCGGAAGTCCCGCGCCCCGTTCGCCCGGCTGCTCGTCGCCGGCGCCTCCTCCCTCGTCGCCGTCGGCTCCCTGGCCGCCTCGCCCGCCACCGCCCTGGACCGCATGCCGCCGCCCGCCCGCGACGACCTCGGCACCGGCGACCACCTCACCGTCACCGTCCGGAACGCGGGCGGCGGAAAGGACGGCACCTTCGAGCTGTACTGCCACCCCGGAGGCGGCACCCACCCCGACGCCGGCCGCGCCTGCGCCGCGCTCGACCGCGGCACCCAGTGGGGCAAGGACACCTTCGCCCCCGTACCCGACGACAGCCTCTGCACCAGGCAGTACGGCGGCCCCGCCACCGCGCATGTCACCGGGACCTGGGCCGGGCGGCCCGTCGAGGCGACGTACGACCGCAGCAACGGGTGCGAGATCGGGCGGTGGGACCGGATGGTGCCGCTGCTGCCCGACCTGCGGGGGTGA
- a CDS encoding PAS domain-containing protein, producing MSSRPSRGAARLAAILDALPDALVLVNANGTVVNANTIALEAFEAPGTALVGRGLLDLLPEFDSKLIPGSMRRPDHMDPRGRTKPTRMLARRTDGSQFPVEVTSANLENSQQAYDSYGYGGDELLMLVVRDLTGTVDTEAELARSQRQTEMILRAAAEGVVGTDTDGRIVLVNPAAAQILGYRASDLGGRELHELMLHSRADGTPFPYEESPLADTLRSGRKHRVRGQVVWSKKGEKVSVDLTTAPVRDGDQLVGAVMTFTDRRPYDALAEEKAAVEKQHADELERLSEEHASELTALRQKHVTEVEELQERHAEELAAGEERYAALGEREKDRYEALAGRHEQLLTLLGTSLRGPLDELRRELAALAADDAGQLWPEANQVLHHLSAGYSRITQLIDNVLAYQRLDAGTDGITRTKVMLDAVVAAGVEGAVELIGPGRVQFAVHAPPIEAEVDHALLARALAHLVADVAGVDATGNAPVSAGGYMDNTVVVAAAQRGEVVRIEVRGPYAGGDPVHEPIVRGIVRAHGGVLQTHEVPGMSGSAYVLEVPIGGGAGAVPAAPAAVPAALEAAPEATEAGGRRRARRATTDAFLESEDLADADGSAEGSGEGGGAGGTAPTGRRRRRTAEEAAQVPAAQVAPVAAAQTGPAAEESAPASGGTGRRRGRPAEVAGGEVAAGADAGVGGGVGVSEGAVMTAAEHAAGTAAVGSGLGGTVPPQGVPSQGVPPQGVSPQAVPAAAQHALPPALPAVASGDAAGGEAQPTGRRRRALAAANERAAAQEAGPRAVFALPPAEADRGPEVAGGAVPGQVAGVPGQVAERPGQVAEVPSPVAGAGQPQVPGATQVAGQSQVAGAAQVAGQPQVPGAPDLAGQSQVAGVPQVSGQPHVPGAAPVPGQPQVPGAVPVPAQVAGAAPVPVPVQMPAQMPVQAQASAAVPPQVPGAQVAVHVPGQAGPVGGLVDDGRHDAVPHDQSKDHTPPQPHPASAPTGRRRRAVGQPAEATGATPAPGVPAQQQATAGQGAQAAGVPAAAAPGQPVPAQSVPAQAVAPVPPQNATGQTALPAQAPAPQPAPAAAPAQPLPAEAAAPQAWAAGSEGAGVAVPANGEGVAVPPHAPQSAPGTPLPPAAGAAQARGAQPLPAEAGAGAVPAAPVDPNSTQGRAISVRTLGQGVPFTRQAAQVQQPQTATPAPHQPGGSGRRRKLGTPPDPAAGRPHPTAEAPAPAAPQPSLAGQSRLAQMTEGTGRSYAIGAPDENAAEGPEPLDGPGGAVEVADPPRPQPMDDELPPEPLDNPRRLLVWPAPDVTTQQALSDRGYRPVIVHSREEVDAQIAAFPAALFVDPLTGPITRTALQSLREAAVTAQVPVMVTAGLGQATREAAYGADPAVLLKALAPRDSEQHPPRVLLIEEHAEIALALTATLERRGMQVARAASDADAVALAGQFRPNLVVMDLLQVHRRQAGIVDWLRANGQLNRTPLVVYTAAVDQADLPRLASGETVLFLAERSTSAEVQARIVDLLARIGTN from the coding sequence GTGAGCAGCAGGCCATCCCGAGGCGCTGCTCGCCTCGCAGCCATACTCGACGCGCTGCCCGATGCGTTGGTGCTGGTCAACGCCAATGGGACCGTCGTCAACGCCAACACGATCGCGCTGGAGGCCTTCGAGGCCCCCGGCACCGCGCTCGTGGGGCGCGGGCTGCTCGATCTGCTGCCCGAGTTCGACTCCAAGCTGATCCCGGGTTCCATGCGACGCCCGGACCACATGGACCCGCGCGGCCGGACCAAGCCGACCCGGATGCTCGCGCGCCGGACCGACGGAAGCCAGTTCCCGGTCGAGGTCACCAGCGCCAACCTCGAGAACAGCCAGCAGGCCTACGACAGCTACGGCTACGGCGGCGACGAACTGCTGATGCTCGTCGTACGCGACCTCACCGGCACCGTCGACACCGAGGCCGAGCTGGCCCGCTCGCAGCGGCAGACCGAGATGATCCTGCGCGCGGCCGCGGAGGGAGTCGTCGGGACCGACACCGACGGGCGGATCGTCCTCGTCAACCCGGCCGCCGCCCAGATACTGGGCTACCGGGCCAGCGACCTCGGCGGACGCGAGCTGCACGAGCTGATGCTGCACTCGCGCGCCGACGGCACGCCCTTCCCGTACGAGGAGTCCCCGCTCGCCGACACCCTGCGCTCCGGGCGCAAGCACCGGGTGCGCGGGCAGGTGGTGTGGTCGAAGAAGGGCGAGAAGGTCTCCGTCGACCTGACGACCGCACCGGTACGCGACGGCGACCAGCTCGTCGGCGCCGTCATGACCTTCACCGACCGGCGGCCGTACGACGCGCTCGCCGAGGAGAAGGCCGCCGTCGAGAAGCAGCACGCGGACGAGCTCGAACGGCTCTCGGAGGAGCACGCCTCCGAACTCACCGCGCTGCGCCAGAAGCACGTCACCGAGGTCGAGGAACTCCAGGAGCGGCACGCGGAGGAACTCGCCGCCGGCGAGGAGCGGTACGCGGCGCTGGGTGAGCGTGAGAAGGACCGTTACGAGGCTCTCGCCGGGCGGCACGAGCAGCTGCTGACGCTGCTCGGCACCTCTCTGCGCGGGCCGCTCGACGAACTCCGCCGCGAGCTGGCCGCCCTCGCCGCCGACGACGCCGGGCAGTTGTGGCCCGAGGCCAACCAGGTCCTGCACCACCTGTCCGCCGGGTACTCCCGGATCACCCAGCTCATCGACAACGTCCTCGCCTACCAGCGGCTCGACGCGGGCACCGACGGCATCACACGGACCAAGGTGATGCTCGACGCCGTCGTCGCGGCGGGCGTCGAAGGGGCCGTCGAGCTCATCGGGCCCGGCCGTGTGCAGTTCGCCGTGCACGCGCCGCCCATCGAGGCCGAGGTCGACCACGCGCTGCTGGCCCGCGCCCTCGCCCACCTCGTCGCCGACGTCGCCGGCGTCGACGCCACCGGCAACGCGCCCGTGTCGGCGGGCGGTTACATGGACAACACGGTCGTGGTGGCCGCCGCCCAGCGCGGCGAGGTCGTCCGCATCGAGGTGCGCGGGCCGTACGCCGGAGGAGACCCGGTGCACGAGCCGATCGTGCGCGGGATCGTGCGGGCCCACGGCGGTGTGCTCCAGACCCATGAAGTGCCGGGGATGAGCGGGAGCGCGTACGTCCTCGAAGTGCCGATCGGGGGTGGCGCGGGGGCCGTTCCGGCCGCACCCGCCGCTGTTCCGGCCGCGCTCGAGGCGGCCCCGGAGGCCACCGAGGCGGGCGGGCGACGCCGGGCTCGGCGAGCGACGACGGACGCGTTCCTGGAGAGCGAGGACCTGGCCGACGCGGACGGCTCCGCCGAGGGCTCGGGTGAGGGCGGTGGCGCCGGGGGCACCGCGCCGACCGGGCGACGCAGGAGGCGTACGGCGGAGGAGGCGGCGCAGGTTCCGGCGGCCCAGGTGGCGCCGGTTGCGGCGGCTCAGACGGGTCCGGCTGCCGAGGAGTCCGCGCCCGCGTCCGGGGGTACCGGGCGGCGGCGGGGGCGGCCTGCCGAGGTTGCCGGTGGTGAGGTGGCCGCGGGGGCGGACGCGGGCGTCGGCGGGGGCGTGGGTGTCTCCGAGGGTGCCGTCATGACCGCCGCCGAGCATGCCGCGGGGACCGCGGCCGTGGGCAGTGGACTGGGCGGGACCGTACCGCCGCAAGGAGTGCCGTCGCAGGGGGTGCCGCCGCAGGGAGTGTCCCCGCAAGCGGTGCCCGCGGCCGCGCAGCACGCGTTGCCGCCGGCCTTGCCCGCGGTGGCGTCCGGGGACGCGGCCGGTGGGGAGGCTCAGCCGACCGGGCGTCGGCGCCGTGCCCTGGCCGCGGCGAACGAGCGTGCGGCCGCGCAGGAGGCGGGGCCGCGTGCGGTGTTCGCCCTGCCGCCGGCGGAGGCGGACCGGGGGCCCGAGGTGGCCGGGGGCGCGGTGCCGGGGCAGGTGGCCGGGGTGCCGGGGCAGGTGGCCGAGAGGCCAGGGCAGGTGGCCGAGGTGCCTTCGCCGGTTGCCGGTGCCGGGCAGCCTCAGGTTCCTGGGGCGACTCAGGTTGCCGGGCAGTCTCAGGTTGCCGGGGCGGCCCAGGTCGCGGGGCAGCCCCAGGTTCCCGGGGCTCCTGACCTTGCCGGGCAGTCTCAGGTTGCCGGGGTGCCTCAAGTTTCCGGGCAACCTCACGTTCCCGGGGCGGCTCCGGTTCCCGGGCAGCCTCAGGTGCCGGGGGCCGTGCCGGTTCCGGCTCAGGTGGCGGGGGCCGCGCCGGTTCCGGTTCCGGTTCAGATGCCGGCTCAGATGCCGGTTCAGGCGCAGGCTTCGGCCGCGGTGCCTCCGCAGGTGCCCGGCGCCCAGGTCGCCGTACACGTTCCCGGCCAGGCCGGGCCCGTCGGCGGGCTGGTCGACGACGGGCGGCACGACGCGGTGCCACACGATCAGTCCAAGGATCACACTCCGCCGCAGCCGCACCCCGCGAGCGCGCCGACCGGTCGGCGCCGGCGGGCCGTGGGTCAGCCCGCGGAGGCCACCGGGGCGACGCCCGCGCCGGGGGTTCCGGCGCAGCAGCAGGCGACCGCGGGGCAGGGCGCTCAGGCGGCGGGCGTTCCGGCGGCCGCGGCTCCGGGGCAGCCGGTGCCCGCTCAGTCGGTGCCGGCGCAGGCTGTCGCTCCCGTGCCCCCGCAGAACGCCACCGGTCAGACCGCGTTGCCCGCGCAGGCGCCGGCTCCGCAGCCGGCTCCGGCCGCCGCTCCCGCACAGCCGCTTCCGGCGGAGGCCGCCGCGCCGCAGGCCTGGGCGGCCGGCAGCGAGGGCGCCGGAGTTGCCGTACCGGCGAACGGCGAGGGCGTCGCCGTACCGCCGCATGCCCCGCAGTCCGCGCCCGGCACGCCGTTGCCGCCCGCGGCCGGTGCGGCGCAGGCGCGTGGCGCTCAGCCGCTGCCCGCCGAGGCCGGGGCGGGCGCGGTTCCCGCCGCTCCCGTCGACCCGAACTCCACGCAGGGGCGGGCGATCAGTGTGCGGACGCTGGGGCAGGGGGTGCCGTTCACACGGCAGGCCGCCCAGGTGCAGCAGCCGCAGACCGCCACGCCCGCGCCGCATCAGCCAGGGGGTTCCGGACGCCGCCGCAAGCTCGGTACGCCGCCCGACCCGGCCGCCGGCCGACCGCACCCCACCGCGGAGGCCCCCGCGCCCGCGGCGCCGCAGCCGTCGCTCGCCGGGCAGTCGCGGCTCGCGCAGATGACCGAGGGCACCGGACGGTCGTACGCCATAGGGGCGCCGGACGAGAACGCCGCCGAGGGCCCTGAGCCGCTGGACGGCCCGGGCGGCGCGGTGGAGGTCGCCGATCCGCCGCGGCCGCAGCCGATGGACGACGAGCTGCCGCCGGAGCCGCTGGACAACCCGCGCCGGCTGCTGGTGTGGCCCGCGCCGGACGTGACGACCCAGCAGGCGCTGAGCGACCGCGGGTACCGGCCCGTCATCGTGCACTCGCGCGAGGAGGTCGACGCGCAGATCGCCGCCTTCCCGGCCGCGCTGTTCGTGGACCCGCTGACCGGGCCGATCACGCGGACCGCGCTCCAGTCGCTGCGGGAGGCCGCCGTCACCGCGCAGGTGCCGGTGATGGTGACCGCGGGGCTCGGACAGGCGACGCGCGAGGCGGCGTACGGCGCCGACCCCGCCGTACTCCTGAAGGCGCTCGCGCCGCGGGACAGTGAGCAGCATCCGCCGCGGGTGCTGCTGATCGAGGAGCACGCGGAGATCGCGCTGGCGCTGACGGCGACGCTGGAGCGGCGCGGGATGCAGGTGGCGCGGGCCGCGAGCGATGCCGACGCGGTGGCGCTGGCGGGGCAGTTCCGGCCGAACCTGGTGGTGATGGACCTGCTGCAGGTGCATCGGCGGCAGGCCGGGATCGTGGACTGGCTGCGCGCGAACGGGCAGCTCAACCGCACCCCGCTCGTCGTCTACACCGCCGCCGTCGACCAGGCCGACCTGCCGCGACTGGCGTCCGGGGAGACGGTGCTGTTCCTGGCGGAGCGGTCGACCAGCGCCGAGGTGCAGGCGCGGATCGTGGACCTGCTGGCACGCATCGGCACCAACTGA
- a CDS encoding long-chain fatty acid--CoA ligase, translating to MSPREDAVLSTMQDVPLLISRILTHGSTIHGTSQVTTWTGEGEPHRRSFAEIGARAAQLAHALRDDLGVADDERVATLAWNNAEHVEAYFAIPSMGAILHTLNLRLPAEQLVWIVNHAADRVVIANGSLLPLLAPLLPHLKTVEHVVVTGPGDRSLLEGSHASVHEYEELLAGKPTTYDWPELDERQAAAMCYTSGTTGDPKGVVYSHRSIYLHSMQVNMAQSMGLTDQDTSLVVVPQFHVNAWGLPHATFMTGVNMLMPDRFLQPAPLAEMIEREKPTHAAAVPTIWQGLLAELTARPRDVSSLGQVTIGGSACPPSLMEAFDKLGMRVCHAWGMTETSPLGTIARPPAHAVGTDAEFAYRLTQGRFPAGVEARLTGPGGERLPWDGESAGELEVRGTWIAGAYYNGPDAEPLRPADKFSEDGWLKTGDVGTISPDGFLTLTDRAKDVIKSGGEWISSVELENALMSHPDVAEAAVVAVPDEKWGERPLATVVLREGSAATFETLRAFLADEGHIAKWQLPERWTVIESVPKTSVGKFDKKVIRKQYAEGTLDVTKL from the coding sequence ATGTCGCCCCGGGAGGACGCCGTGCTGAGCACCATGCAGGACGTACCGCTGCTGATCTCGAGGATCCTGACCCACGGGTCCACGATCCACGGCACATCGCAGGTGACCACCTGGACCGGTGAGGGCGAGCCGCACCGCCGCTCCTTCGCCGAGATCGGCGCCCGGGCGGCCCAGCTGGCGCACGCGCTCCGTGACGACCTGGGGGTGGCCGACGACGAGCGCGTCGCGACCCTCGCCTGGAACAACGCCGAGCACGTCGAGGCCTACTTCGCGATCCCCTCCATGGGCGCGATCCTGCACACGCTGAACCTGCGGCTCCCGGCCGAGCAACTGGTGTGGATCGTCAACCACGCGGCGGACCGGGTGGTGATCGCCAACGGATCGCTGCTGCCGCTGCTCGCCCCGCTGCTCCCGCACCTGAAGACGGTGGAGCACGTGGTGGTGACCGGCCCCGGTGACCGTTCGCTCCTCGAGGGCTCCCACGCGAGCGTGCACGAGTACGAGGAACTGCTCGCGGGCAAGCCGACGACCTACGACTGGCCGGAGCTGGACGAGCGCCAGGCAGCCGCCATGTGCTACACCTCCGGCACCACGGGCGACCCCAAGGGCGTGGTCTACAGCCACCGTTCGATCTACCTGCACTCCATGCAGGTCAACATGGCCCAGTCGATGGGCCTGACCGACCAGGACACCTCCCTCGTCGTGGTCCCCCAGTTCCACGTCAACGCCTGGGGCCTGCCGCACGCCACCTTCATGACCGGCGTGAACATGCTGATGCCGGACCGCTTCCTGCAGCCCGCGCCGCTCGCCGAGATGATCGAGCGCGAGAAGCCGACGCACGCGGCGGCCGTGCCCACCATCTGGCAGGGCCTGCTCGCCGAGCTGACCGCCAGGCCGCGGGACGTCTCCTCCCTCGGCCAGGTCACCATCGGTGGCTCGGCCTGCCCGCCCTCCCTCATGGAGGCCTTCGACAAGCTCGGCATGCGGGTCTGTCACGCCTGGGGCATGACGGAGACCTCCCCGCTCGGCACCATCGCCCGCCCGCCGGCCCATGCGGTCGGCACGGACGCGGAGTTCGCGTACCGGCTCACCCAGGGCCGTTTCCCGGCCGGCGTCGAGGCCCGCCTCACCGGCCCCGGCGGCGAACGCCTGCCCTGGGACGGCGAGTCGGCCGGCGAGCTGGAGGTCCGCGGCACCTGGATCGCGGGCGCGTACTACAACGGCCCGGACGCCGAACCCCTGCGCCCCGCCGACAAGTTCAGCGAGGACGGCTGGCTGAAGACCGGCGACGTCGGCACCATCTCCCCCGACGGCTTCCTCACCCTCACCGACCGCGCCAAGGACGTCATCAAGTCCGGCGGCGAGTGGATCTCCTCGGTGGAGCTGGAGAACGCGCTGATGTCCCACCCGGACGTCGCCGAGGCCGCCGTGGTCGCCGTACCCGACGAGAAGTGGGGCGAGCGCCCGCTGGCCACCGTCGTCCTGCGCGAGGGCTCCGCCGCGACCTTCGAGACCCTGCGCGCCTTCCTCGCCGACGAGGGCCACATCGCCAAGTGGCAGCTCCCGGAGCGCTGGACGGTCATCGAGTCGGTGCCGAAGACGAGCGTGGGCAAGTTCGACAAGAAGGTGATCCGCAAGCAGTACGCGGAGGGCACCCTGGACGTCACGAAGCTCTAG
- a CDS encoding SigE family RNA polymerase sigma factor translates to MTTPVCTSASDAAVPARQTRPYATYPSFSSYVKARQPVLLRTARSLTANPSDAEDLLQTALTKTYVAWERIEDHRALDGYVRRALLNTRTSQWRKRKVDEFATDEIPEPEPLPGGEDPAEQQALHDAMWRAILKLPARQRAMVVLRYYEDLSEVQTAEVLGVSVGTVKSAVSRALGKLREDPELGLVR, encoded by the coding sequence ATGACCACACCCGTCTGCACCAGCGCTTCGGACGCCGCAGTACCGGCGAGGCAGACCCGCCCGTATGCGACGTACCCCTCCTTCTCGTCGTACGTGAAGGCGCGCCAACCGGTGCTGCTGCGTACCGCCCGGTCGCTGACCGCGAACCCGAGCGACGCCGAGGACCTGCTGCAGACCGCGCTCACCAAGACGTATGTCGCCTGGGAGCGGATCGAGGACCACCGCGCGCTCGACGGCTATGTGCGCCGCGCGCTGCTGAACACGCGCACGTCGCAGTGGCGCAAGCGCAAGGTGGACGAGTTCGCGACCGACGAGATCCCGGAGCCCGAGCCGCTGCCCGGCGGCGAAGACCCGGCGGAGCAGCAGGCGCTGCACGACGCGATGTGGCGCGCGATCCTGAAGCTGCCGGCGCGGCAGCGGGCGATGGTCGTCCTGCGGTACTACGAGGATCTGAGCGAGGTGCAGACGGCGGAGGTGCTCGGGGTGTCGGTGGGGACCGTGAAGTCGGCGGTGTCGAGGGCACTGGGCAAGCTGCGCGAGGACCCGGAACTGGGCCTGGTCCGCTAG